Genomic segment of Rhodococcus sp. W8901:
CAGGGACAGGACACCGAGTGTCTTTGCGAGGGAAGGGTGCTCGTCGATATCGAGCTCCACCTCGGTGGCGGTGGGGGAGTCGGGTGAGTCGTCGGTGTCGGCGTCGAGGCGCTCGAGCACCTGCCCGATCACGCGGCGCACCGCGGCGCACGGCCCGCACCAGTCGGCCGAGAAGTGCAGAACGATCGGTCGCCCGGTGGCCGTCACGCCGGCCGCGGCGAGCTGTGCGGTCCACGCGTCGTCCACCGCGTCGGCCGTGGGGGCGGGCGTGGATGCGCGGACCTTACCGGCGCGGCCGCGCAGGATCAGCCCGACGGCGAGCGTCGCGACGACCGCGATGACCAGGATGGTGATTGCGGTCACTGCTTCGTCTTCAATTCGTCGAGGTTGACGACGACGTTGTCGCCGGACCCTTCGATGACGATCTGCGAGCCCTCCGCGTAGACCTCGGTGGGCATGACACCGAACGGGAGCGACTGCGGATCGATCGTCTTGGTGAACAGGTCGAGCACCCCCTGCCGGAGCGGTGCGGGCACCGTGAAGTCGGCCTCGCCCTCCGGCCCGAAATAGAAGTCCGTCGCCACGATCACCAACTGCTCGCCGCGCAGCACCAGGTCGGCCTGCACGCTCACCGACGTCTGCAGCGGACCCACCGGCACCGTGCCGGTCAGCACGATCCCGCCGGTGGTGGGGGAGCCGGAGCCGCCGGAACCCCCGGTGCCGTCCGACTTGCTCGCCGGGGGTGCGGAAACCTGCAGGTCAGGGATGCCGAGGAACCGCCCCAGGTCGGTGGCGTCGATCATCATCCGGCCGTCGAGATGATCGACCGGGACGGTGCGGACCGAGCCGTCGAGCAGGGCCGACGCCGGCACCGACACGCCGTTCAGGGTCGCCTCGATGGTCACCTCGCCGATCATGTCGTTCGGCACCTGCCGGGCGCGGACCTCGACGTTGTCGTACTTGCCGTTCCGCGCCTGGGTGAGGAACGGGAAACCGTGGATGGTGACCTCGGGATCGGCGGTGAGGGAGCCGCCCTCGCGGAGCGCGCGCGAGACGCGGTATTCGGAGTAGGCGGCAGCGCCGAAGTCGACGACGACGACGAGTCCGACGAGGCACACCAGTCCGATGATGAGTTTCCGCACCACATCATTCTTACCGGCCTCGCCGAGGACCGGTGCGGCGGTCCTGCGCAAACTCGCGCTAATCTGTCCCCGAAACAAGAACGTCGGTCCACTCGGTGTCGGCTCTTCCGCCGGCATTCGTGCCGCGAGAGAGGGAGGTGGAGTGGAGCTACTGCTTCTGACCTCCGACCAGAACCCCGAGGCGGTGCTGCCCTCGTTGGCGCTGCTGTCACATTCCGTTCGCCCCGCTCCGACGGAGGTGTCGTCCCTGCTGGAGGCGGGATCCGCGGATGTGGCGCTCGTCGACGCCCGCACCGACCTCGCGGCCGCGCGCGGCCTGTGCCGACTGCTCGGCAGCACCGGGTCGGCGGTCCCGGTCGTGGCGGTCCTCACCGAGGGCGGCCTGGTGGCCGTCAACTCGGACTGGGGTCTCGACGACATTCTGTTGCCGACCACCGGCCCGGCCGAACTCGACGCGCGACTGCGGTTGCTGGTCGGCCGCAACGGGGGTGTGGCGAGTCCGGAATCCGCCGGCAAGATCACGCTCGGCGAGCTCGTGATCGACGAGGGGACGTACACCGCACGACTGCGGGGTCGTCCCCTCGATCTGACTTACAAGGAGTTCGAACTCCTCAAGTACCTCGCGCAGCACGCCGGTCGGGTGTTCACCCGGGCGCAGCTGCTGCAGGAGGTGTGGGGCTACGACTTCTTCGGCGGCACCCGCACGGTCGACGTCCATGTGCGACGGCTGCGCGCGAAGCTCGGCTCGGAGTACGAGTCGCTGATCGGCACGGTCCGCAACGTCGGCTACAAGGCCGTGCGTCCCGCGCGGCCGTCGAACCGGCCGGGGCAGGCCGCCGCCGCGGACGACCTCGGCGACGCCGACTCCGACGACCCCGACCTCACTCCCACCA
This window contains:
- a CDS encoding LmeA family phospholipid-binding protein, whose product is MRKLIIGLVCLVGLVVVVDFGAAAYSEYRVSRALREGGSLTADPEVTIHGFPFLTQARNGKYDNVEVRARQVPNDMIGEVTIEATLNGVSVPASALLDGSVRTVPVDHLDGRMMIDATDLGRFLGIPDLQVSAPPASKSDGTGGSGGSGSPTTGGIVLTGTVPVGPLQTSVSVQADLVLRGEQLVIVATDFYFGPEGEADFTVPAPLRQGVLDLFTKTIDPQSLPFGVMPTEVYAEGSQIVIEGSGDNVVVNLDELKTKQ
- a CDS encoding thioredoxin family protein; the encoded protein is MTAITILVIAVVATLAVGLILRGRAGKVRASTPAPTADAVDDAWTAQLAAAGVTATGRPIVLHFSADWCGPCAAVRRVIGQVLERLDADTDDSPDSPTATEVELDIDEHPSLAKTLGVLSLPTTFILDGALVERFRISGVPSATDLQSSIETLLTSGDSIS
- a CDS encoding winged helix-turn-helix transcriptional regulator, with the translated sequence MELLLLTSDQNPEAVLPSLALLSHSVRPAPTEVSSLLEAGSADVALVDARTDLAAARGLCRLLGSTGSAVPVVAVLTEGGLVAVNSDWGLDDILLPTTGPAELDARLRLLVGRNGGVASPESAGKITLGELVIDEGTYTARLRGRPLDLTYKEFELLKYLAQHAGRVFTRAQLLQEVWGYDFFGGTRTVDVHVRRLRAKLGSEYESLIGTVRNVGYKAVRPARPSNRPGQAAAADDLGDADSDDPDLTPTNGSAY